A section of the Pseudomonas flavescens genome encodes:
- the fabA gene encoding 3-hydroxyacyl-[acyl-carrier-protein] dehydratase FabA, producing MTKQNAFTQEDLLRCSRGELFGPGNAQLPAPNMLMIDRIVHISETGGKYGKGEIVAELDINPDLWFFGCHFEGDPVMPGCLGLDAMWQLVGFFLGWQGNPGRGRALGSGEVKFFGQVLPTAKKVTYNIHIKRTITRSLILAIADGSVSVDGREIYSAESLRVGLFTSTDSF from the coding sequence ATGACCAAACAAAACGCCTTCACCCAGGAAGATCTGTTGCGCTGCAGCCGCGGCGAACTGTTCGGCCCGGGTAATGCGCAACTGCCCGCCCCCAACATGTTGATGATCGATCGCATCGTCCACATCAGCGAAACGGGCGGCAAGTACGGCAAGGGCGAAATTGTCGCAGAGCTCGATATCAATCCTGATCTGTGGTTCTTCGGCTGCCACTTCGAAGGTGATCCGGTGATGCCGGGCTGCCTGGGCCTCGATGCCATGTGGCAGCTGGTTGGCTTCTTCCTCGGCTGGCAGGGCAACCCTGGCCGCGGCCGTGCGCTGGGTTCGGGCGAAGTCAAATTCTTCGGCCAGGTTCTACCTACCGCCAAGAAAGTCACCTACAACATCCATATCAAACGCACCATCACCCGTTCGCTGATCCTGGCAATCGCCGATGGCAGCGTGAGTGTCGATGGTCGCGAGATCTACAGTGCCGAAAGCCTGCGCGTCGGCCTGTTCACTTCCACCGACAGTTTCTAA
- a CDS encoding ATP-binding protein, producing the protein MKLWRGWNIHIRTQLISVGPALLLTLLLTGFLTFNRLQDLRVEINHTGQLIASQLAPATEYGVISGNGKVLESLLQATLKTPHVRFVEVRDRDDNILVYLEQQSEHLQAGHGHIEIFQSPIQQQQVDLGSDFIQENANASSPLTGDYLGRVVVGMSGEAFNTRQQEILFKVAMLVLFALLLTFLLARRLASRLSRPLSAMSDAVTAIQSGNYQTTLPEVGGRELVTLARHINNLASGLNNAALEQQQAMTLLIKAREESELANRAKSDFLAMMSHELRTPMNGVLGMLQLLETTDMNQEQSEYAALATESTEHLLKVINDILDFSRIERGALELELISFNLSVLLKTALQAFQHSAQQRGLALRLELGEALPSLQVQGDPTRLRQILVNLIGNALKFTERGEVRVEAHWQALDNQVLWFTCSVHDTGIGISSERLETMFDAFQQADNSISRRYGGTGLGLPIARTLAERMGGTLRAQSEPGHGSCFTLEIPLPFSAQQPQSLPETSISEPALQEAHSVLLVEDNAVNQTVIEAMLRSLGYQVTLVVDGVQAVSAVSQGHFAAVLMDCRLPIMDGYEATRRIRELGTRGKLPIIALTANALQGDREACLQAGMNDYLAKPFKRMELQELLDRWLSPNH; encoded by the coding sequence ATGAAACTGTGGCGCGGCTGGAACATCCACATCCGCACCCAGCTCATCAGTGTCGGCCCTGCCCTGCTGCTGACGCTTCTGCTGACCGGGTTTCTGACCTTCAATCGCCTGCAGGACCTGCGGGTCGAGATCAACCACACCGGACAGCTGATCGCCAGCCAACTCGCTCCGGCCACGGAATATGGGGTGATCTCGGGCAACGGCAAGGTGCTGGAGTCATTGCTGCAGGCCACCCTGAAAACACCTCACGTACGCTTCGTGGAAGTACGCGACCGCGACGACAACATCCTGGTCTACCTCGAGCAGCAGTCCGAACACCTGCAGGCCGGTCACGGCCATATCGAGATATTCCAGTCGCCCATCCAGCAGCAGCAGGTCGATCTGGGCTCGGATTTCATCCAGGAAAATGCCAACGCCTCCTCGCCACTCACCGGCGACTACCTGGGCCGCGTCGTCGTCGGCATGTCCGGTGAAGCCTTCAACACGCGCCAGCAGGAGATTCTCTTCAAGGTCGCGATGCTGGTGCTGTTTGCGCTGTTGCTGACCTTCCTGCTCGCCCGGCGCCTCGCCAGCCGCCTGTCGCGGCCGTTGAGCGCGATGAGCGATGCGGTGACGGCGATCCAGAGCGGCAACTATCAGACGACGCTCCCGGAAGTGGGCGGCCGCGAACTGGTTACCCTGGCGCGGCACATCAACAACCTCGCCAGCGGTCTCAACAACGCGGCCCTGGAGCAACAGCAGGCCATGACTCTGCTGATCAAGGCCCGTGAGGAGTCCGAACTGGCCAACCGCGCCAAATCGGACTTCCTGGCGATGATGAGCCACGAACTGCGTACTCCCATGAACGGCGTGCTGGGTATGCTGCAATTGCTGGAAACCACCGACATGAACCAGGAGCAGAGTGAGTATGCCGCCCTGGCGACCGAGTCGACCGAACACCTGCTCAAGGTGATCAACGACATCCTGGATTTCTCGCGGATCGAACGCGGGGCGCTGGAACTCGAACTGATCAGTTTCAATCTGTCGGTGCTGCTGAAAACCGCGCTGCAAGCCTTCCAGCACAGCGCTCAGCAGCGCGGCCTGGCGCTGCGTCTGGAGCTTGGCGAGGCCCTGCCATCACTGCAGGTGCAGGGCGACCCCACCCGTCTGCGCCAGATTCTGGTCAACCTGATCGGCAACGCCCTGAAATTCACCGAGCGTGGCGAGGTACGGGTCGAGGCCCACTGGCAGGCTCTGGACAATCAGGTGCTGTGGTTCACCTGCAGCGTCCACGACACCGGTATCGGTATCAGCAGCGAACGCCTGGAAACCATGTTCGACGCCTTCCAGCAGGCCGACAATTCGATTTCCCGCCGCTATGGCGGTACCGGCCTGGGCCTGCCTATCGCCCGTACGCTGGCGGAACGCATGGGCGGCACCCTGAGGGCACAGAGCGAGCCGGGCCATGGTTCCTGCTTCACTCTGGAGATTCCTTTGCCGTTTTCGGCGCAACAGCCGCAATCGCTACCCGAAACCTCGATTTCCGAGCCTGCATTACAGGAAGCCCACTCGGTGCTGCTGGTGGAGGATAATGCGGTCAATCAGACGGTGATCGAGGCCATGCTGCGCAGCCTGGGCTATCAGGTCACCCTGGTCGTCGACGGAGTGCAAGCCGTATCGGCGGTCAGCCAGGGCCATTTCGCGGCGGTGCTGATGGACTGCCGCCTGCCGATCATGGACGGTTACGAGGCTACCCGGCGCATCCGCGAGCTGGGCACGCGGGGCAAGCTGCCGATCATCGCCCTGACCGCCAATGCCCTGCAGGGCGACCGTGAGGCCTGCTTGCAGGCTGGAATGAACGATTACCTCGCCAAACCGTTCAAACGCATGGAACTGCAGGAATTGCTCGATCGCTGGCTGTCACCCAACCATTAG
- a CDS encoding ABC transporter substrate-binding protein, translated as MAANRSMAWPGNRTWVRRALLVLCLLQSPSQAAELLLSSAGDTSVLHGFGTALAAARPQDRVRIVPLNEMPPLNELPADTRLILFGQPALAWRVSSQDGPATLVLQVNRTQARATLGERTPANLSVLWQDAAPLRQLRLAKRLLPHIDRVGVLHDQHSAFLLDEIQQAASSLGLKIVSQGWPNTRDNRPLLSLLRDSDILLGVADDDLYNPQTAKNLLLTSYGQQHALIGPSAGFVRAGSLASTYSDQNDWLTTLGQLLDQPPQSWPHGTYSNTFKVLGNPQVARALAVDLPSDEDLARHLSEGETP; from the coding sequence ATGGCTGCCAACCGCTCGATGGCATGGCCAGGCAACCGCACGTGGGTGCGCCGCGCGCTGCTCGTGCTGTGTCTGCTGCAATCCCCGTCACAGGCTGCCGAGCTGCTGCTGAGCAGCGCTGGGGACACCAGCGTTCTGCACGGCTTCGGCACCGCGCTGGCGGCGGCGCGCCCCCAGGATCGCGTGCGTATCGTGCCCCTCAACGAAATGCCGCCGCTCAACGAACTGCCAGCCGATACCCGCCTCATTCTCTTTGGCCAGCCAGCTCTGGCCTGGCGCGTCAGCTCGCAAGACGGCCCGGCGACGCTGGTGCTGCAGGTCAACAGGACCCAGGCCCGGGCGACCCTTGGCGAACGCACCCCGGCCAACCTCAGCGTGCTCTGGCAGGATGCTGCACCGCTGCGCCAGCTGCGTCTGGCCAAACGTCTGCTGCCGCATATCGACAGGGTCGGCGTGCTGCATGACCAGCACAGTGCGTTTCTGCTCGACGAGATTCAGCAAGCGGCCAGCAGCCTGGGCCTGAAGATCGTTTCGCAGGGCTGGCCGAATACCCGCGACAACCGCCCCCTGCTGAGCCTGCTGCGCGACAGCGACATACTGCTTGGCGTTGCCGACGATGATCTGTACAACCCGCAAACCGCCAAGAACCTGCTGCTGACCAGCTATGGACAGCAGCACGCGCTGATCGGCCCCAGCGCCGGCTTCGTCCGCGCCGGTAGCCTGGCCAGTACCTACAGCGACCAGAACGATTGGCTGACCACCCTTGGCCAGTTGCTCGATCAGCCGCCGCAAAGCTGGCCTCATGGCACCTACTCGAACACATTCAAAGTACTTGGCAATCCTCAGGTAGCCCGCGCCCTCGCCGTGGACCTACCCAGTGACGAGGATCTCGCCAGGCATCTGTCAGAAGGAGAAACGCCATGA